The following proteins are co-located in the Manihot esculenta cultivar AM560-2 chromosome 9, M.esculenta_v8, whole genome shotgun sequence genome:
- the LOC110623671 gene encoding protein MIZU-KUSSEI 1, whose product MKGQELVTLQRNSSCSKSTRKIIPSKHMRSTPPIPEQEDFSDKLILRRDSPVQRLNKIHSSFSSLLRSIFKMVTFPNIIIPTCKWLSFPTHLSITPSLGRKVSGTLFGHRRGHVSFAVQDDPRSEPVLLLELAMSTSMLVKEMSSGLVRIALECDKVHVPVQGGGTRSGKKLFNEPMWTMYCNGRKCGYAVSRTCSDLDWYVLSTVQSVSVGAGVIPMVEDGRKSGESEGELLYMRAKFERVVGSRDSEAFYMMNPDGNGGPELSIFLLRI is encoded by the coding sequence ATGAAAGGCCAAGAACTCGTCACCCTTCAAAGAAACAGTAGCTGTAGCAAAAGCACAAGAAAGATCATCCCTTCAAAGCACATGAGATCAACACCTCCGATACCTGAACAGGAAGATTTCTCCGATAAACTTATCCTCCGTAGAGACTCACCGGTGCAACGACTCAACAAAATCCATTCAAGCTTCTCTTCTCTGTTACGTTCTATCTTCAAGATGGTTACTTTTCCCAATATAATTATCCCTACTTGTAAATGGCTTTCCTTCCCTACTCATCTCTCTATCACACCATCTCTCGGCCGGAAAGTCTCCGGTACCCTTTTTGGTCACCGCCGTGGACATGTCAGCTTCGCAGTCCAGGACGATCCCAGGTCAGAACCGGTGTTATTACTGGAACTAGCCATGTCGACGTCCATGTTAGTGAAAGAAATGTCGTCTGGTCTGGTCCGGATAGCCCTGGAGTGCGACAAGGTTCACGTTCCGGTTCAGGGTGGAGGCACAAGGTCAGGGAAGAAGCTGTTTAACGAACCAATGTGGACTATGTACTGTAATGGGAGGAAGTGCGGGTATGCAGTGTCGCGCACGTGCTCAGACCTAGACTGGTACGTGCTGAGCACCGTGCAGAGCGTTTCTGTTGGAGCTGGGGTTATTCCGATGGTGGAAGATGGCCGGAAGAGCGGCGAATCAGAGGGTGAGTTGCTGTATATGAGAGCAAAGTTTGAGCGAGTTGTAGGTAGTCGTGACTCGGAGGCGTTTTATATGATGAACCCAGATGGAAATGGAGGGCCTGAACTCAGTATATTTCTTCTAAGAATATGA
- the LOC110623738 gene encoding short integuments 2, mitochondrial isoform X1: protein MGVLKGLVKKGLGEMGFNAEGGVINWFPGHMAAATRAIRSRLKLADLVIEVRDSRIPLSSAHKDLQPQLSSKRRVIALNKKDLANPNIMHKWVSYFDSCKQDCIPINAHSKSSVKKLLELVEFKLKEVISREPTLLVMVVGVPNVGKSALINSIHQIASSRFPVQEKMKRATVGPLPGVTQDIAGYKIAHQPSIYVLDTPGVLVPSIPDIETGLKLALAGSVKDSVVGEERIAQYLLAVLNTRGTPLHWRHWNNRKMDGIRYESQDKHEYNIKDLLPKRKKPPNTSDVVYIEDLVTEVQCALYKTLAEFNGNVEDENDLENLIEQQFEVLKKALKIPHKTSEARLMVSKKFLTLFRTGKLGPFILDDVPELNSIS from the exons ATGGGGGTGTTAAAGGGTCTGGTGAAGAAGGGATTGGGAGAGATGGGTTTTAACGCAGAGGGAGGAGTCATCAACTGGTTTCCAGGCCATATGGCTGCTGCTACCCGCGCTATACGATCTCGTCTTAAGCTTGCCGACCTTGTTATTGAAGTCCGCGACTCCCGT ATTCCTTTATCCTCCGCACATAAAGATTTACAGCCTCAGCTCTCCTCCAAACGCCGTGTGATCGCTCTCAACAAGAAAGATTTAGCCAATCCTAATATAATGCAT aaaTGGGTTAGTTATTTTGATTCTTGCAAGCAGGATTGCATTCCAATAAATGCCCACAGCAAGAGTTCTGTTAAGAAG CTTCTTGAACTTGTGGAGTTCAAACTGAAGGAGGTGATTTCGAGGGAACCTACTCTTCTTGTTATGGTGGTTGGTGTTCCTAATGTTGGGAAATCAGCTTTGATAAATTCTATCCATCAAATAGCATCTTCTCGTTTTCCTG TGCAGGAGAAAATGAAGCGAGCTACAGTAGGCCCATTGCCTGGTGTTACTCAAGATATTGCAGGATACAAG ATTGCTCACCAGCCTAGTATATACGTTCTGGACACTCCAGGTGTATTGGTCCCCAGCATTCCAGATATTGAAACAGGATTAAAGCTAGCTCTTGCAG GATCGGTGAAAGATTCTGTTGTAGGTGAAGAGCGCATTGCTCAATACCTGTTGGCTGTTCTAAATACTCGAGGCACTCCACTTCACTGGAGACACTGGAATAACAGAAAAATGGATGGGATTCGATATGAATCTCAGGACAAACATGAGTATAATATTAAAGATCTTCTGCCAAAGAGGAAAAAGCCACCAAATACATCAGATGTGGTGTATATTGAG GATCTTGTGACTGAAGTCCAATGCGCATTGTATAAAACTCTTGCAGAATTCAATGGCAATGTGGAAGATGAAAATGATTTAGAGAATCTTATAGAACAGCAATTTGAAGTCCTAAAGAAGGCATTGAAGATTCCTCACAAGACATCTGAAGCTCGTTTGATGGTATCAAAGAAGTTTCTTACTCTGTTCAGGACTGGCAAACTTGGCCCCTTCATCCTTGATGACGTCCCTGAACTCAACTCTATATCATAA
- the LOC110623738 gene encoding short integuments 2, mitochondrial isoform X2, with protein sequence MGVLKGLVKKGLGEMGFNAEGGVINWFPGHMAAATRAIRSRLKLADLVIEVRDSRIPLSSAHKDLQPQLSSKRRVIALNKKDLANPNIMHKWVSYFDSCKQDCIPINAHSKSSVKKEKMKRATVGPLPGVTQDIAGYKIAHQPSIYVLDTPGVLVPSIPDIETGLKLALAGSVKDSVVGEERIAQYLLAVLNTRGTPLHWRHWNNRKMDGIRYESQDKHEYNIKDLLPKRKKPPNTSDVVYIEDLVTEVQCALYKTLAEFNGNVEDENDLENLIEQQFEVLKKALKIPHKTSEARLMVSKKFLTLFRTGKLGPFILDDVPELNSIS encoded by the exons ATGGGGGTGTTAAAGGGTCTGGTGAAGAAGGGATTGGGAGAGATGGGTTTTAACGCAGAGGGAGGAGTCATCAACTGGTTTCCAGGCCATATGGCTGCTGCTACCCGCGCTATACGATCTCGTCTTAAGCTTGCCGACCTTGTTATTGAAGTCCGCGACTCCCGT ATTCCTTTATCCTCCGCACATAAAGATTTACAGCCTCAGCTCTCCTCCAAACGCCGTGTGATCGCTCTCAACAAGAAAGATTTAGCCAATCCTAATATAATGCAT aaaTGGGTTAGTTATTTTGATTCTTGCAAGCAGGATTGCATTCCAATAAATGCCCACAGCAAGAGTTCTGTTAAGAAG GAGAAAATGAAGCGAGCTACAGTAGGCCCATTGCCTGGTGTTACTCAAGATATTGCAGGATACAAG ATTGCTCACCAGCCTAGTATATACGTTCTGGACACTCCAGGTGTATTGGTCCCCAGCATTCCAGATATTGAAACAGGATTAAAGCTAGCTCTTGCAG GATCGGTGAAAGATTCTGTTGTAGGTGAAGAGCGCATTGCTCAATACCTGTTGGCTGTTCTAAATACTCGAGGCACTCCACTTCACTGGAGACACTGGAATAACAGAAAAATGGATGGGATTCGATATGAATCTCAGGACAAACATGAGTATAATATTAAAGATCTTCTGCCAAAGAGGAAAAAGCCACCAAATACATCAGATGTGGTGTATATTGAG GATCTTGTGACTGAAGTCCAATGCGCATTGTATAAAACTCTTGCAGAATTCAATGGCAATGTGGAAGATGAAAATGATTTAGAGAATCTTATAGAACAGCAATTTGAAGTCCTAAAGAAGGCATTGAAGATTCCTCACAAGACATCTGAAGCTCGTTTGATGGTATCAAAGAAGTTTCTTACTCTGTTCAGGACTGGCAAACTTGGCCCCTTCATCCTTGATGACGTCCCTGAACTCAACTCTATATCATAA